From one Cytophagia bacterium CHB2 genomic stretch:
- a CDS encoding ferritin-like domain-containing protein, translating to MNKQALIDRLNEDLAGELGAIIQYLTYAAKTSGPFRPQLSQFFLTEVADEQLHAQFLANKIVALGGEPTTKPRAVPAARTNREMLEAVLAAERQATKDYTQRAKEAEEIGDKGLMVQL from the coding sequence ATGAACAAACAAGCTTTGATCGACCGTTTGAATGAAGATCTCGCCGGCGAGCTCGGCGCAATCATTCAGTATCTCACGTATGCGGCCAAGACCAGCGGGCCGTTTCGGCCGCAGCTTTCACAATTCTTTCTCACCGAAGTGGCGGACGAACAATTGCACGCGCAATTTCTCGCGAACAAAATTGTCGCCCTCGGCGGTGAGCCGACTACGAAACCGCGCGCCGTGCCGGCTGCGCGCACCAACCGCGAAATGTTGGAAGCCGTGCTCGCGGCCGAACGCCAAGCGACGAAGGATTATACCCAGCGCGCGAAAGAGGCGGAAGAAATCGGCGACAAGGGCCTGATGGTACAACT